A section of the Phacochoerus africanus isolate WHEZ1 chromosome 4, ROS_Pafr_v1, whole genome shotgun sequence genome encodes:
- the LOC125124244 gene encoding olfactory receptor 7C1-like, which yields METGNQTHALEFLLLGFSSSSETQLILFGLFLSIYVVTFTGNLLIILAVSLDSHFHTPMYFFLSNLSFADICFTSTTIPKMLLNIQTQNKVITYKGCLSQIFFFIVFGCLDNLLLTVMAYDRFVAICHPLSYTVIMNHWLCGLLALGSWCLSIMGSLIETLPILRLSFCTNMEIPHYFCDLPELLKLACSDIFINNLVVYFATGLLAMIPFNGILFSYCKIISSILRISSVGGKYKAFSTCGSHLSIVCLFYGTGLGVYLSSAMISSSRASLLASAMYTMITPMLNPFVYSLRNRDMKGALMRLFSRVVSLSDGVVAGLS from the coding sequence ATGGAAACAGGAAATCAAACGCATGCTTTGGAATTTCTCCTCTTAGGATTTTCATCAAGTTCAGAGACTCAGTTGATTCTATTTGGGCTGTTCCTGTCCATCTATGTGGTCACATTCACAGGGAACCTACTCATTATCCTGGCCGTCAGTTTAGACTCCCAtttccacacacccatgtactttttTCTCTCCAACCTATCTTTTGCTGACATCTGTTTTACTTCCACCACCATCCCAAAGATGTTACTGAACattcaaacacaaaacaaagtcaTAACATATAAAGGATGCCTCAGccagatattttttttcattgtatttggaTGCCTGGACAATTTACTCCTGACTGTGATGGCTTATGACCGgtttgtggccatctgtcaccccTTGTCCTACACTGTCATCATGAACCACTGGCTCTGTGGATTGCTGGCTCTGGGGTCCTGGTGTCTGAGTATCATGGGTTCCTTAATTGAGACCTTGCCCATTTTGAGGCTATCCTTTTGCACAAACATGGAAATCCCACACTATTTTTGTGATCTTCCTGAACTCCTAAAACTTGCGTGTTCTGACATTTTCATCAATAACCTAGTGGTTTATTTTGCAACTGGCCTTCTGGCCATGATTCCTTTCaatggaattcttttttcttactgtaaAATTATTTCCTCTATACTGAGAATTTCCTCAGTTGGGGGCAAGTACAAAGCCTTTTCCACCTGTGGATCTCATCTCTCAATAGTCTGCTTATTCTATGGCACAGGCCTTGGGGTCTATCTTAGTTCTGCAATGATTTCATCCTCTAGGGCAAGTCTGCTGGCCTCTGCAATGTACACCATGATCActcccatgctgaaccccttcgtCTACAGTCTGAGGAACAGGGACATGAAGGGAGCCTTGATGAGGCTCTTCAGCAGAGTAGTATCTCTCAGTGATGGAGTTGTTGCAGGGCTCTCATAA
- the LOC125125567 gene encoding olfactory receptor 7A17-like, which yields MKPENDTQISEFYLLGLSKEPELQPLIFWFFLFMYLITVFGNLLIMLAVSLDSQLQTPMYFFLSNLSFVDICFTSTTIPKMLQNIWTQSKVITYEGCIIQMYFFILFATLDMLLLTVMAYDRFVAICHPLHYTVIMKPLLCGLLVLASWIMTALNSLLQSIMVSWLSFCTDLEIPHFFCEINQVVQLACSDTSLNDTVMYFAAGVYAGASLTGILYSYSKIVSSIRRISSVQGKYKAFSTCASHLSVVSLFYCTVLGVYLSVSATHSSHSSAVASVMYTVVTPMLNPFIYSLRNKDIKRALRRITGTAAM from the coding sequence ATGAAGCCAGAGAATGATACacaaatttcagaattttatcTTCTGGGATTATCAAAGGAACCAGAATTACAGCCTCTCATATTTTGGTTTTTCCTCTTCATGTACCTGATCACTGTGTTTGGAAACCTGCTCATCATGCTGGCTGTCAGCCTAGACTCCCAACTCCaaacacccatgtacttcttcctctctaaCTTGTCCTTTGTGGACATCTGTTTTACCTCCACCACCATCCCAAAGATGCTACAGAACATCTGGACGCAGAGCAAAGTTATCACCTATGAAGGTTGCATCatccaaatgtattttttcatactctttgCAACATTGGACATGCTCCTCCtgactgtgatggcctatgaccgctttgtggccatctgccaccccctACACTACACAGTCATCATGAAACCCTTGCTCTGTGGACTGCTGGTTCTGGCATCCTGGATCATGACTGCCCTGAATTCCTTGTTACAAAGCATAATGGTGTCATGGCTGTCCTTCTGTACAGACTTGGAAATCCCccactttttctgtgaaattAATCAGGTGGTCCAACTTGCCTGTTCTGACACCTCTCTTAATGACACAGTGATGTATTTTGCAGCTGGGGTGTATGCTGGAGCTTCCCTCACTGGAATTCTTTACTCATATTCTAAGATAGTTTCCTCCATACGAAGAATCTCATCAGTGCAGGGAAAGTATAAAGCATTTTCCACCTGTGCATCTCACCTCTCAGTTGTCTCCTTATTTTATTGCACAGTCTTAGGTGTATACCTTAGTGTTTCTGCTACCCACAGCTCACACTCAAGTGCAGTTGCCTCGgtgatgtacacagtggtcacacccatgctgaaccccttcatctacagcctgaggaacaaagATATAAAGAGGGCTCTGAGAAGAATCACTGGGACGGCAGCTATGTAA